The genomic stretch GACGCCTATGTCAATGCCAAGCGCCACGCATCATTCACCGGCGCCAAAGCGTCCTCGATCCCGAAGCCCGGCGGCAAGATGACTGCTTGGAACGGCTATGTCAGCGGACGCTTCTTGCTGCTAGACCCCGGCAAGCGGATCGTGCAGACTTGGAAATCGCGATCGTGGCCGCGCGGCGCCGACGAATCGATCCTCGACCTTCGTCTGAAATCCAAGGGCAAGAAGACGGAACTGACGATGGTGCACTCCGGCGTCCCGGCAAAACCCGCGTCGCTTGCCAAGGGATTCACGAGCGGCTGGCATACGAGCTACTGGAAACCGCTTGCCAGCTATTTCAAAAGAGAGCAAGCACGGAGCAACCGATGATGGATGGGGCGGACGATGCTTTTCTCCGCGCGCTCGAAACGGGGGCGGTCCCCAATCACGCCTTTCACCACCGAGACCACCTTCGCGCAGCTTTTCTCTATGTACGGCGTCGCGGCGCCCAAGATGCCGAACCGGCGATGATCGAAACGATCCGCCGGTTTGCAGCGCACCACGGGCACGCGCCAAAGTTCCATTTCACATTGACGGCGCTGTGGGTCAGACTGGTCGCGGCGCACGTCGCGGACCATCCCGACGCCGCTTTCGACGAGCTCATCGATCTGGACAACCGCCTGCTCGACAAGGACCTTCCGCTGCGATTCTATTCGCGGGCTCAACTCTTCTCCGAGCACGCGCGAGCGAGCTGGGTCGAACCGGACGTGCGGCCGCTTCCAGCTTAGGCGCCAGCTCGCGAGACGACCCGCCGCTCCGTTTCACCGAATTTGCTCCTGAAGAGACGCTCGATGAGTGCAAACATCCTGGGGTCACGCAAGTACAGGTCCTGACGTGTCAGAGGCA from Candidatus Eremiobacteraceae bacterium encodes the following:
- a CDS encoding SRPBCC domain-containing protein, with amino-acid sequence MKTTTIEQTVRINAPARDVYDAYVNAKRHASFTGAKASSIPKPGGKMTAWNGYVSGRFLLLDPGKRIVQTWKSRSWPRGADESILDLRLKSKGKKTELTMVHSGVPAKPASLAKGFTSGWHTSYWKPLASYFKREQARSNR